The proteins below are encoded in one region of Candidatus Thiodiazotropha sp. LNASS1:
- a CDS encoding acylphosphatase: MSERADNGSAKICVRCHVAGRVQGVFYRATTRHEARQLGIKGYAKNLHDGRVEVVACGSVEAIEALQSWLSKGPADARVTGVSCEAIDYRDYQSFTIA; encoded by the coding sequence ATGAGTGAAAGGGCTGACAATGGTAGTGCGAAGATCTGTGTCCGCTGTCATGTGGCGGGACGGGTGCAAGGCGTCTTCTACCGGGCGACAACTCGGCATGAAGCCCGGCAATTGGGTATCAAAGGCTATGCCAAAAATCTCCACGACGGTCGTGTGGAGGTTGTGGCATGCGGTAGCGTAGAGGCGATCGAGGCCCTACAGTCCTGGCTAAGCAAAGGTCCGGCGGATGCCAGAGTGACCGGTGTCTCCTGCGAGGCAATCGATTATCGTGATTACCAAAGCTTCACCATCGCCTGA
- the sfsA gene encoding DNA/RNA nuclease SfsA — protein sequence MQLPPLTNGRILRRYKRFLADIELPEGKVVTAHCPNTGSMLGCWQPGASVQISHSDNPKRKLAWTLERVDMGQGWVGVHTGRTNPVIEEAIREGRVDDLCGYRSVRREVVFRHKDEKSRFDLYLAEGDRANAWVEVKNVTLWQGTALSFPDAVTLRGRKHLMQLAEACRQGYRGIMVYALNRPEGDYFKPADEIDPDYGATLRRVVQEFGVEILALRIEHGKNSMRVTTSVEVVLD from the coding sequence ATGCAACTACCACCGCTTACCAATGGAAGAATCCTCAGGCGCTATAAGCGGTTTCTCGCGGATATAGAATTGCCTGAAGGCAAGGTCGTGACCGCACACTGCCCGAATACCGGCAGTATGCTCGGTTGCTGGCAACCCGGTGCGTCGGTGCAGATCAGTCACAGCGACAATCCAAAACGGAAGCTGGCGTGGACACTGGAGAGAGTGGATATGGGGCAAGGCTGGGTTGGTGTACATACCGGTCGCACCAACCCGGTCATCGAGGAGGCGATCAGGGAGGGGCGGGTGGATGATCTGTGCGGTTACCGTTCCGTACGTCGAGAAGTCGTATTCAGGCATAAGGATGAGAAATCGAGGTTCGATCTCTACCTTGCCGAGGGTGACCGCGCCAACGCCTGGGTGGAGGTTAAGAACGTGACCCTGTGGCAGGGAACCGCATTGAGTTTCCCCGATGCAGTGACACTACGAGGCCGCAAACACCTGATGCAGCTTGCCGAGGCCTGTCGGCAAGGATACAGGGGGATCATGGTCTACGCGCTGAATCGCCCTGAGGGCGACTACTTTAAGCCTGCCGACGAAATCGACCCGGACTATGGAGCGACGCTACGCCGTGTTGTCCAGGAGTTTGGTGTAGAGATCCTTGCGCTGCGAATCGAGCACGGCAAGAACAGCATGCGGGTAACAACATCCGTAGAAGTTGTCTTGGACTGA
- a CDS encoding S1C family serine protease yields the protein MSDPSLRRIQLIFGGLLLLIFAWTFLPQIEQWLAGLTSEPRQVTPRGDLASDEQATVEIFQQASPSVVYITTLQRVRNPWTRDIFSVPQGTGSGFIWDDLGHLVTNHHVIAETAQANVRLNDGRSYQAVLVGSSPDHDLAVLRIRVPFDRPPPVPVGSSSDLKVGQKVFAIGNPFGLDYTLTTGVVSALDRSLPESRSGVAVDHLIQTDAAINPGNSGGPLLDSAGRLIGINTAIYSPSGAYAGIGFAVPVDTVNRVVPELIAKGRYVRPSLGISVDEDINRTILSKLDLEGVLVLQVTAGTAAETAGLRSTFIDPNGDLVLGDVIQAIGGRSVTTVNELLGRLDDFHIGDQTTISIWRNGEELELTVVLQQGK from the coding sequence TTGAGTGATCCGAGTCTGCGGCGTATTCAGCTGATCTTCGGCGGTCTGCTGCTGCTGATATTTGCCTGGACCTTCCTGCCGCAGATCGAGCAGTGGCTGGCGGGGCTTACCTCAGAACCGCGCCAGGTCACACCACGAGGCGATTTGGCGTCAGATGAGCAGGCCACTGTGGAGATATTTCAGCAGGCGAGCCCCTCGGTGGTCTATATCACCACCCTGCAACGGGTGCGTAATCCCTGGACACGGGATATCTTCAGCGTGCCTCAGGGGACCGGCTCGGGCTTCATCTGGGACGATCTCGGTCATCTGGTGACCAACCACCATGTGATCGCCGAGACAGCGCAGGCCAATGTACGACTCAACGATGGACGCAGTTATCAGGCAGTGCTGGTCGGTAGCAGTCCCGATCACGATCTGGCTGTGCTGCGGATCCGGGTCCCTTTTGACCGGCCGCCGCCGGTGCCCGTCGGCAGCAGCAGCGATCTGAAGGTAGGGCAGAAGGTGTTTGCCATCGGTAACCCCTTCGGGCTTGACTACACCCTGACAACCGGCGTGGTGTCGGCCCTCGACCGCTCTCTTCCCGAGAGTCGCAGCGGAGTTGCCGTCGATCATCTGATCCAGACCGATGCCGCTATTAATCCGGGTAACTCCGGGGGACCCCTGCTCGACAGTGCCGGCCGGTTGATTGGGATCAACACGGCCATCTACAGCCCTTCTGGGGCCTATGCCGGGATTGGTTTCGCAGTGCCTGTGGATACGGTAAACCGGGTGGTGCCGGAACTGATTGCCAAGGGGCGCTATGTAAGGCCATCACTTGGGATCTCGGTGGACGAGGATATCAACCGCACTATCCTGAGCAAACTCGATCTGGAGGGTGTGCTGGTGTTACAGGTGACCGCCGGTACCGCGGCCGAGACAGCGGGTCTGCGCAGTACCTTTATCGATCCCAATGGGGATCTGGTGCTGGGTGATGTGATTCAGGCGATCGGTGGCCGTTCAGTGACCACGGTCAATGAACTGTTGGGTCGGTTGGACGATTTTCATATCGGCGATCAGACCACCATCTCTATATGGCGCAACGGTGAAGAACTTGAATTGACAGTGGTGTTGCAGCAGGGCAAGTAG
- a CDS encoding virulence factor BrkB family protein, producing the protein MNQKDFSDRGFSAIRHINSFLRLWLHHFSHDGGIQHVAALTYTTLLSLVPLMTVMFALLSIFPVSDRISEQIENFLFQNFVPAAGEAVQQHLKNFSQKAAQLTGVGFLFLILVALLLMSNIDKAFNTIWHVRRKRSPLAKFTVYWAILSLGPILIAISVGVTSYLVSIPFFSEAEAVVMVRTRLLSMMPVMISALAFTLLYALVPNRSVMLRHALAGGIIAALLFEATKRGFALYITTFPTYEAIYGALAVIPIFLIWVYLSWLVTLLGAEFSYCLGIYRHDWRERMGQRGDRFLLAVKILHQLREAQHQGVSTTTRQLQGQLQHATEEQLDSILLSLQRARLVLHTDDKGWVLARDLREVTVAEFYNSDAYVLPDDSQLKMAPDTLGKLITKINCDLQQTMNLPLDDLL; encoded by the coding sequence ATGAACCAGAAAGATTTCAGTGATAGGGGTTTCTCGGCGATCCGGCATATCAACTCATTCCTGCGCCTGTGGCTGCACCATTTCAGCCATGATGGGGGAATTCAGCATGTGGCTGCATTGACCTATACCACACTTCTCTCACTGGTGCCGTTGATGACGGTCATGTTTGCGCTGTTATCCATATTTCCCGTCTCTGACAGAATCTCGGAGCAGATCGAAAACTTCCTGTTTCAGAATTTCGTCCCCGCAGCCGGTGAAGCTGTACAGCAACACCTTAAAAATTTCAGTCAAAAGGCAGCTCAGCTTACCGGTGTTGGTTTTCTGTTTCTGATTTTGGTGGCGCTGCTGCTGATGAGTAACATCGACAAGGCGTTCAACACTATATGGCATGTCAGGCGAAAACGTTCGCCGCTTGCCAAGTTTACCGTCTATTGGGCAATTCTCTCGCTGGGGCCGATATTGATCGCGATTAGCGTCGGTGTGACCTCTTATCTGGTCTCGATTCCCTTCTTCAGTGAGGCTGAAGCAGTGGTGATGGTGCGCACAAGGTTGTTGAGTATGATGCCGGTCATGATTTCGGCACTCGCCTTTACGTTGTTATATGCCCTGGTCCCCAACCGGTCTGTGATGCTGCGCCATGCACTCGCAGGAGGAATCATAGCTGCACTTCTGTTTGAGGCTACAAAAAGGGGGTTTGCACTCTATATCACGACCTTTCCTACCTATGAGGCGATCTATGGAGCGCTTGCCGTAATTCCCATCTTTCTAATCTGGGTTTATCTGTCCTGGCTGGTTACCCTGTTGGGGGCGGAGTTCAGCTATTGTCTGGGTATCTACCGTCATGACTGGCGTGAAAGAATGGGGCAGCGTGGGGACAGGTTTTTACTTGCGGTGAAAATACTCCACCAGCTACGCGAAGCTCAACACCAGGGTGTGTCGACCACAACTCGCCAGTTGCAGGGGCAATTGCAGCATGCTACCGAAGAACAATTGGACTCTATACTCCTCTCATTGCAGAGAGCCCGTCTGGTATTGCATACGGATGATAAGGGTTGGGTGTTGGCGAGAGACCTAAGGGAAGTCACTGTGGCCGAGTTTTACAATTCCGATGCCTATGTGTTGCCGGATGACAGCCAATTGAAAATGGCCCCGGATACCCTGGGGAAATTGATTACAAAGATCAATTGCGATTTACAACAGACAATGAATTTGCCATTGGACGATTTGCTATAG
- the cpdA gene encoding 3',5'-cyclic-AMP phosphodiesterase: protein MLVRLKNRKANRSMGSSPDNQPPNFKQLPAESLNLLQLTDSHLYADPSRCLLGINTLETFDHVLAQALQETGNPDFILATGDLVHDASDSGYKRLLGRLQLTEIPTYCLPGNHDIPGKMKQILNQDNVHCIPSVQAKGWSLIFLDSTIANSDSGRIDENQLELLGVLLRAHADKHTMICLHHHPVPVGSRWMDTMVLENPDAFFKLIDANPQVQAVLCGHIHQAFDTEYRGVRLMGSPSTCVQFIPRVDDFAIDAIPPGYRWMSLQPDGTIRTGLNSLPKIPSGLDLASMGY, encoded by the coding sequence TTGCTCGTCAGACTAAAAAACAGAAAAGCGAACCGTTCTATGGGCAGCAGTCCTGACAATCAGCCGCCAAATTTCAAGCAGCTCCCCGCTGAGAGTCTCAACCTGCTGCAACTGACGGACAGTCACCTCTATGCCGACCCTTCGCGCTGCCTTTTGGGAATCAATACCTTAGAAACATTTGACCATGTGCTTGCCCAGGCACTGCAGGAAACCGGCAATCCGGATTTCATTCTGGCCACTGGCGATCTGGTGCATGATGCCTCTGACTCAGGCTATAAACGGCTGCTGGGCAGATTACAGCTGACCGAAATCCCCACATACTGCCTGCCCGGGAACCATGATATACCGGGCAAGATGAAACAGATCCTGAATCAGGACAATGTACACTGTATTCCGAGTGTGCAGGCGAAAGGCTGGTCCTTGATATTCCTCGATTCGACCATAGCCAATAGTGACAGCGGCCGTATCGATGAGAATCAACTGGAACTACTGGGAGTGCTGTTGCGGGCCCATGCCGACAAACACACCATGATCTGCCTGCATCACCATCCGGTTCCTGTCGGCAGTCGCTGGATGGATACCATGGTGCTGGAGAACCCGGACGCCTTCTTCAAATTGATTGATGCCAATCCGCAGGTCCAGGCGGTCCTCTGCGGACATATCCATCAGGCATTCGACACCGAATACCGAGGTGTACGCCTGATGGGTTCACCCTCGACCTGCGTGCAGTTCATTCCCAGGGTCGACGATTTCGCCATCGACGCCATTCCGCCAGGCTACAGATGGATGAGCCTGCAACCCGACGGCACTATCCGGACGGGCCTCAACTCACTGCCGAAAATCCCATCGGGACTCGATCTCGCTTCCATGGGGTATTGA
- the hda gene encoding DnaA regulatory inactivator Hda, giving the protein MPAQLPLSLSIRPSVDFSGFISGRNGEVVSRLRSGSDPFIYLWGTSGCGKSHLLQACCHQSQQEQGQPAYLPFKSEHGLEPAMLEGLEAFSMVCLDDLEVLAGKDDWELAIFNLYNQLRERAAKLIVTSDRPPAKLPLKLADLASRLTWGPCYQLFPLNDDERLELLISNAERRGMTMSVEIANFLLQRTPRDIHFLTLLIERLDQASLAAQRRLTIPFVREILKL; this is encoded by the coding sequence ATGCCAGCCCAGCTTCCATTAAGCCTCAGCATCCGACCCAGCGTTGATTTCTCCGGCTTCATCAGCGGACGAAATGGTGAGGTGGTATCCCGCCTGCGCAGTGGATCGGACCCGTTTATCTATTTATGGGGTACATCAGGCTGCGGCAAGAGCCATCTGCTCCAGGCCTGCTGCCATCAATCACAACAGGAGCAAGGTCAACCCGCTTACCTGCCATTCAAATCCGAGCATGGTCTTGAGCCGGCCATGTTGGAGGGACTCGAGGCATTCTCCATGGTCTGCCTCGATGATCTTGAGGTATTGGCGGGTAAAGACGATTGGGAATTGGCGATTTTCAATCTCTACAATCAACTACGGGAGAGAGCAGCGAAACTGATCGTCACCAGTGACCGCCCACCCGCAAAACTGCCGCTGAAACTCGCCGATCTGGCCTCAAGACTGACTTGGGGACCCTGTTACCAACTGTTTCCCCTGAATGATGACGAGCGCCTGGAGCTGTTGATCAGCAATGCCGAGCGAAGGGGTATGACCATGAGTGTGGAGATCGCCAACTTTCTGCTGCAGCGTACACCCAGGGACATCCACTTTCTGACCTTGCTCATTGAACGGCTCGACCAGGCATCCCTGGCCGCTCAAAGGCGGCTGACCATACCATTTGTACGTGAAATCCTGAAACTGTAA
- a CDS encoding efflux RND transporter periplasmic adaptor subunit, translating into MMKGMLKVLNTAYMTAGIILICLLFSGQLMARDLEAVIDWNNRTELTTLVSGMVGRVNVDVGASVKRGEVLLELDQRRYQSRLAAAASRLEAASQQNEEAKRELDRALELYDRTLLSDHERKQAEIAAASSDAAYREAEAKLVKIRLQREYSRITAPFDGVVESIHVQPGQAVINRYSAMPLMTLFDNSRMKALAELDEHTVNGLKQGMGVQVGIHGQWLEGTIHRLGMHPIARDANGSKYLLEVVFSPASDRVIRAGEKAVVRLSDE; encoded by the coding sequence ATGATGAAGGGTATGCTTAAAGTCCTGAACACGGCTTATATGACGGCCGGAATCATATTGATATGTCTGTTATTCAGCGGCCAGTTGATGGCACGGGACCTGGAGGCGGTCATCGACTGGAATAACAGGACAGAGCTGACTACCCTGGTCAGCGGTATGGTGGGCCGTGTGAATGTGGACGTGGGTGCCTCCGTGAAGCGTGGGGAGGTGCTTCTGGAACTCGATCAGCGTAGGTATCAATCAAGGCTCGCCGCTGCGGCATCACGCCTTGAAGCAGCATCTCAGCAGAATGAAGAGGCAAAACGAGAGTTGGACCGGGCATTGGAACTATACGATCGAACCCTGCTGTCGGATCATGAGCGGAAGCAGGCTGAAATTGCCGCGGCCAGTTCAGATGCCGCCTATCGTGAAGCGGAAGCCAAATTGGTCAAGATCCGCTTGCAACGGGAGTACAGTCGGATAACCGCGCCTTTTGATGGCGTTGTAGAGTCTATTCACGTGCAACCCGGTCAAGCGGTAATCAATCGGTATTCGGCCATGCCTCTGATGACACTGTTTGACAACAGCCGAATGAAGGCGCTTGCCGAGCTCGATGAGCATACAGTGAATGGTTTGAAGCAGGGTATGGGCGTACAGGTGGGCATACATGGGCAATGGTTGGAAGGGACGATCCACAGGCTGGGTATGCATCCGATAGCGCGGGATGCCAATGGTTCAAAGTATCTGCTGGAGGTAGTGTTTTCCCCTGCCTCAGATAGGGTGATTCGTGCCGGTGAGAAGGCGGTTGTGAGGCTGAGTGATGAGTGA
- the arsC gene encoding arsenate reductase (glutaredoxin) (This arsenate reductase requires both glutathione and glutaredoxin to convert arsenate to arsenite, after which the efflux transporter formed by ArsA and ArsB can extrude the arsenite from the cell, providing resistance.) yields MSVEIYHNPRCSKSRQTLQLLQDQGIDPDVVEYLKTPPDKATLGQILDMLGLEPRELMRTKEKEYKALQLDNPSLSRDQLIDAMIANPKLIERPIVIQNGKAAIGRPPEKVLDIL; encoded by the coding sequence ATGAGTGTTGAGATCTACCACAACCCGCGCTGCAGCAAATCCAGACAGACCCTGCAACTGTTACAGGACCAGGGTATCGATCCTGATGTGGTTGAATATCTGAAAACGCCACCGGACAAGGCCACTCTTGGGCAGATTCTCGATATGCTCGGATTGGAGCCACGGGAGCTTATGCGTACAAAGGAGAAGGAATACAAGGCACTGCAACTGGACAACCCGAGCCTGAGTCGGGACCAGTTGATTGACGCAATGATCGCCAATCCCAAACTGATTGAACGCCCGATTGTCATTCAAAACGGCAAGGCCGCAATCGGCAGGCCACCTGAAAAGGTCCTGGATATTCTATAA
- a CDS encoding thioredoxin family protein has protein sequence MSRYLISIALLLLPFGDIAAATRDPGDYFFDQSLGNFSDELEMARDEGKKGVLIMFEMDECPFCHRMKTRVLNQVQVQDYFKQHFLIYTVDIEGDVEIADFRGNTMKEKDFAFKQFRVRATPVFGFFDLEGKMIARFTGATNDAQEFMWLGEFVVNDHYKTTNFSRYKREKRRTLRKVR, from the coding sequence ATGTCACGGTATCTCATTTCAATTGCCTTACTGCTGCTTCCCTTCGGTGATATTGCCGCCGCAACACGGGATCCGGGAGACTATTTTTTCGACCAGTCGTTAGGTAATTTCAGTGACGAACTGGAGATGGCGAGGGATGAGGGCAAAAAGGGGGTGCTCATCATGTTTGAGATGGACGAGTGCCCGTTCTGCCACCGAATGAAGACCCGGGTGCTCAATCAGGTCCAGGTTCAGGACTATTTCAAACAACATTTTCTCATCTATACGGTAGACATCGAAGGAGATGTTGAGATCGCTGACTTTCGCGGCAACACCATGAAGGAGAAGGATTTTGCATTCAAGCAATTCAGAGTCAGGGCAACCCCGGTATTTGGTTTTTTCGATCTGGAAGGGAAGATGATCGCCCGGTTTACCGGGGCTACGAATGATGCCCAGGAGTTTATGTGGTTGGGAGAGTTCGTCGTCAATGATCACTACAAGACGACCAATTTTTCGCGTTACAAGCGTGAAAAGAGAAGAACGCTCCGCAAAGTTAGATAG
- a CDS encoding BolA/IbaG family iron-sulfur metabolism protein, with the protein MTTIQETIQTKLASAFAPLHLEVVNESHMHNVPEGSESHFKVVLVSEAFKGEKLINRHRQVNKVLTEELQGGVHALALHTLTPEDWFDQGGKVADSPPCLGGSNRG; encoded by the coding sequence ATGACAACCATCCAGGAGACTATACAGACTAAACTGGCGTCCGCTTTCGCACCGCTGCATCTCGAGGTTGTCAACGAAAGCCATATGCACAATGTGCCGGAGGGCTCGGAATCCCATTTCAAGGTTGTGCTCGTCAGTGAAGCCTTCAAGGGAGAGAAGCTGATCAACCGTCATCGGCAAGTCAACAAAGTGCTGACGGAGGAGTTGCAGGGGGGTGTACACGCCCTCGCGCTCCACACCCTAACCCCGGAAGACTGGTTTGACCAGGGAGGCAAGGTAGCGGACTCACCACCTTGCCTTGGAGGTTCGAATCGGGGTTGA
- a CDS encoding TolC family protein, whose protein sequence is MSGKIPSPPMRMVKSLLLMPSLLLGQLAHALEPLPSPLTLQYALELADHAHPERSLIEADLAQARAFAEQVAADDDAHLALTAELRVIDPSDIAADDSRNDSLARLNLSKLLYDFGRTSHAQEAAEAGLTSRQWQLLQVRQQRRLDVMARFFDVLLADLEFARDNEALAIDYIRFDRARTKNELGKVSDIDMLELESTYQQSLRKMTASQNRQRITRSQLAISLNRPLDLPAELESPQFGSLGELPEIETLVEKALRENPKIRALQAELRAAKKQLQASEAEDNPVLRAELEAAAYQRRLGGRNPLTAALVIELPLYQGDRVASDIAVQRAHADRKQAELAAYELVLRQQLLDFWMELQRLKVERQGLRVTEDFRDLSLDRSRTLYELDMAADLGDSMSQIADIQLQRARNDYQIHLTHARIKALTGDLLMSPENKSE, encoded by the coding sequence ATGAGTGGGAAAATTCCTTCGCCACCTATGCGAATGGTGAAATCACTGCTGCTCATGCCATCTTTGTTGCTAGGCCAACTTGCTCATGCATTGGAACCTCTACCCTCACCGCTGACCCTGCAATACGCCTTGGAACTGGCCGATCACGCACATCCCGAACGAAGCTTGATAGAAGCCGATCTTGCACAAGCCCGGGCTTTCGCTGAACAGGTTGCCGCAGATGACGATGCCCATCTCGCATTGACTGCGGAGTTGCGAGTCATCGATCCGTCTGACATTGCAGCAGACGATTCCAGAAACGACAGCCTGGCCCGACTCAATCTGAGCAAACTGCTCTATGACTTCGGTCGCACCAGTCACGCGCAAGAGGCGGCCGAGGCTGGATTGACGTCCCGGCAATGGCAATTACTCCAGGTCAGACAGCAGCGCAGACTGGATGTAATGGCAAGATTTTTCGATGTCCTGCTGGCTGACCTGGAGTTTGCCAGAGATAACGAAGCACTCGCCATCGACTACATACGCTTCGACAGGGCGCGTACGAAAAATGAGTTGGGAAAGGTATCCGATATTGACATGTTGGAGCTCGAATCCACCTATCAGCAGTCGCTACGCAAGATGACGGCAAGTCAGAACAGGCAACGCATCACTCGCTCGCAGCTGGCGATCAGCTTGAATCGGCCGCTGGATCTGCCGGCCGAATTGGAGTCTCCGCAGTTTGGCTCATTGGGGGAACTGCCTGAGATAGAGACACTGGTTGAAAAGGCGTTGCGGGAGAATCCGAAAATCAGGGCCCTACAAGCCGAGCTGCGGGCGGCGAAGAAACAGCTCCAGGCCAGTGAGGCGGAAGACAACCCGGTATTGCGCGCCGAATTGGAGGCGGCTGCATACCAACGTAGGCTGGGGGGACGCAATCCTTTGACTGCGGCCCTGGTGATCGAACTACCGCTCTATCAAGGTGATCGGGTTGCATCGGATATTGCGGTACAGCGGGCGCATGCAGATAGGAAACAGGCCGAACTGGCAGCTTATGAACTCGTTTTGCGGCAACAACTCTTGGACTTCTGGATGGAGCTGCAGAGGTTGAAGGTTGAACGCCAGGGATTGCGGGTGACAGAAGATTTTCGCGATCTCTCCCTGGATCGTAGCCGCACCCTGTATGAACTGGATATGGCGGCCGATTTGGGTGATTCCATGTCCCAGATTGCCGATATACAACTGCAGCGGGCAAGAAATGATTATCAGATCCATTTGACCCATGCCCGTATCAAAGCGCTTACAGGCGATCTTTTGATGTCGCCTGAAAATAAGAGTGAGTGA
- the wrbA gene encoding NAD(P)H:quinone oxidoreductase translates to MAEVLILFYSRHGATAEMARDIARGVEEIPGVTARLRTVPEVSALCEAAEDTIPESGPPYVSETDMRECDGLILGSPTRFGNMAAPMKYFLDTTSRLWMSGALIDKPASVFTSASSLHGGQESTLLSMMLPLLHHGMLIQGVPYSETALLHTQSGGTPYGASHLAGGDSKLPVSDEEKRICKTQGRRMAETVKRLKS, encoded by the coding sequence ATGGCAGAAGTGTTGATTCTCTTTTACAGTCGCCACGGCGCCACAGCCGAAATGGCGCGTGACATTGCACGAGGTGTCGAGGAGATACCGGGTGTCACAGCCAGGTTGCGCACTGTTCCCGAAGTTTCCGCACTCTGTGAAGCGGCTGAAGACACCATACCCGAAAGCGGCCCTCCCTACGTCAGTGAGACCGATATGCGCGAGTGCGATGGCTTGATACTGGGTAGTCCAACCCGTTTCGGCAATATGGCCGCACCCATGAAATATTTTCTCGACACCACCAGCCGACTCTGGATGAGCGGCGCCCTGATCGACAAACCTGCCTCGGTTTTCACCTCAGCATCCAGCCTGCACGGCGGACAGGAGAGCACCCTGCTGTCGATGATGCTCCCCCTGCTGCACCATGGAATGTTGATACAAGGCGTTCCCTATAGTGAAACCGCCCTGCTGCATACCCAAAGCGGCGGCACACCCTATGGCGCCAGCCATCTGGCCGGTGGTGACAGCAAGCTGCCGGTGAGCGATGAAGAGAAACGCATATGCAAGACCCAGGGCAGACGTATGGCAGAGACCGTGAAACGCCTGAAATCCTGA
- a CDS encoding TlpA disulfide reductase family protein produces the protein MSLMSPSLRALGIFALSLLSITATAETVDFELQGLDGKSYRLSDYRGKWVLVNYWATWCPPCREELPELEVFHNNHKDKDAVVLGVAMERIEKPRLKAFVDEQFLSYPILMAEPAARTELGRVPGLPTSFLVSPEGELVARQVGPLTMEDIESFIDTMRE, from the coding sequence ATGTCCCTGATGAGTCCGTCGCTGCGTGCGCTGGGTATCTTTGCGTTATCGCTTTTATCGATCACAGCAACGGCGGAAACGGTGGATTTCGAATTGCAGGGATTGGATGGTAAAAGTTATCGCCTCTCTGACTACAGGGGTAAATGGGTATTGGTGAATTATTGGGCGACCTGGTGTCCTCCCTGCCGTGAGGAACTGCCTGAACTGGAAGTTTTTCATAATAATCATAAGGATAAGGATGCGGTCGTCCTGGGTGTAGCCATGGAACGTATCGAAAAGCCACGATTGAAGGCCTTCGTCGATGAACAGTTTCTCAGCTATCCCATTCTCATGGCTGAGCCGGCGGCACGGACAGAGCTGGGAAGGGTGCCGGGTCTGCCCACTTCCTTTCTGGTCAGTCCTGAAGGTGAACTGGTCGCCCGTCAGGTGGGACCACTGACCATGGAAGATATCGAGAGTTTTATCGATACCATGCGCGAGTAA